From Amphritea atlantica, a single genomic window includes:
- a CDS encoding ABC transporter substrate-binding protein yields the protein MKKFSKLSSVLALGAAVCMGSAIAAEPLTVVSWGGAYTKSQRMAYSDPFTAKTGIEIVDEDKSGNGLAGLRAQVEAGNVTWDIVDILEGDAILACDEGIAQELDYEKDLNPGADGTPVMEDFVEGSLSGCYVPTIVYATLFSYNNNAFPGEKPSTIADVFDTKKFPGKRALEKKPDANLEWALAADGVPYDKVYEVLGTPEGVERAFAKLDTIKDQIIWWDAGAQPPQLLADGEVAIASAYNGRIFNAQVVENQPFTIIWDGQVYELDGYIIPKGAPHKKAAMDYLRFATDTQRLADQTKYISYGPARKSSAPLVSTHLETGVEMGPHMPTNPENFKTPIKKNAEFWADNGDELRQRFNAWLVQ from the coding sequence ATGAAGAAATTTTCCAAACTATCATCTGTCCTGGCACTGGGTGCTGCGGTTTGTATGGGCTCTGCTATAGCAGCGGAACCACTGACCGTCGTATCATGGGGTGGAGCCTATACAAAATCTCAGCGAATGGCCTACAGTGATCCGTTCACAGCCAAAACCGGGATTGAAATTGTTGACGAAGATAAGTCAGGTAATGGCCTGGCGGGTCTGCGGGCACAGGTTGAAGCCGGTAATGTGACCTGGGATATTGTGGATATTCTGGAAGGTGACGCGATTCTAGCCTGTGACGAAGGTATTGCTCAGGAACTGGACTATGAAAAAGATCTGAACCCAGGTGCTGATGGCACCCCGGTGATGGAAGACTTCGTAGAAGGCTCTCTCTCCGGCTGCTACGTTCCAACAATCGTTTATGCCACGCTGTTCTCATACAACAACAACGCCTTTCCAGGTGAAAAGCCAAGTACCATTGCTGATGTATTCGATACCAAAAAATTCCCGGGCAAACGTGCTCTGGAGAAGAAACCAGATGCGAACCTGGAATGGGCTCTGGCCGCTGACGGTGTTCCATACGACAAGGTCTATGAAGTACTGGGAACCCCTGAAGGTGTAGAACGCGCCTTCGCTAAACTAGACACCATCAAAGATCAGATCATCTGGTGGGATGCCGGTGCTCAACCACCTCAGTTGCTGGCCGATGGCGAAGTTGCTATCGCATCTGCTTACAACGGTCGTATCTTTAACGCTCAGGTTGTCGAAAACCAGCCGTTTACCATTATCTGGGACGGTCAGGTTTACGAGCTGGATGGTTATATCATTCCTAAGGGCGCACCACACAAAAAAGCAGCAATGGATTACCTGCGCTTTGCCACTGACACTCAGCGTCTGGCAGACCAGACTAAGTATATCTCCTATGGTCCTGCACGTAAGTCTTCTGCACCATTGGTTTCCACTCACCTGGAAACGGGTGTAGAGATGGGACCTCACATGCCAACCAACCCAGAAAACTTCAAAACTCCAATTAAGAAAAATGCAGAGTTCTGGGCTGATAATGGCGATGAGCTGCGTCAGCGCTTCAACGCATGGCTTGTACAATAA
- a CDS encoding ABC transporter ATP-binding protein, with amino-acid sequence MENSASNEAFVRFEGVQKSYDGRTLVVKDLNIDVPRGEFLTMLGPSGSGKTTSLMMLAGFETATKGNIYLDGQAINNVAPHKRGIGMVFQNYALFPHMTVAENLAFPLKVRNMGKSEIETRVKTALDMVELGSFGDRRPAQLSGGQQQRVAVARALVFEPDLILMDEPLGALDKNLREQMQYEIKHIHERLGVTVVYVTHDQSEALTMSNRIAVFNDGVIQQLASPTDLYEKPINSFVAQFIGENNKLSGTLQSTQDGVCTVRLPSGELVTALDINTDDIGKESTLSLRPERVFLDPVEGQCDNVFTGKVEEVIYLGDHKRVRMNVCGHDEFIVKVPNSTDNKGLQVGGTAPIGWSSKDCRALDLI; translated from the coding sequence ATGGAAAATTCAGCTTCCAATGAGGCTTTTGTACGATTTGAGGGTGTTCAGAAAAGTTACGATGGCAGGACGCTCGTCGTAAAAGACCTGAATATTGACGTCCCACGCGGCGAGTTTCTTACCATGCTTGGGCCTTCCGGCTCAGGAAAAACCACTTCTTTAATGATGCTCGCAGGTTTCGAAACCGCAACCAAGGGCAATATCTATCTCGATGGTCAGGCCATCAACAATGTGGCTCCTCATAAACGAGGCATCGGCATGGTATTTCAAAACTATGCTCTGTTTCCCCATATGACGGTTGCCGAAAACCTCGCATTCCCGCTCAAAGTCAGAAACATGGGCAAGTCGGAGATAGAAACCCGGGTTAAAACAGCGCTAGATATGGTCGAGCTGGGCAGCTTCGGTGACCGCCGTCCGGCACAGCTTTCTGGCGGACAGCAGCAGCGAGTGGCGGTGGCACGGGCCCTGGTGTTCGAACCCGACCTGATTCTTATGGATGAACCGCTGGGAGCACTGGATAAAAACCTGCGGGAACAGATGCAATATGAGATTAAACATATTCATGAGCGTCTGGGCGTTACCGTGGTCTATGTAACACACGATCAGTCTGAAGCACTAACCATGTCAAACCGCATCGCGGTGTTCAATGACGGTGTGATTCAACAGCTGGCCTCCCCTACCGACCTGTACGAAAAACCGATCAACTCGTTTGTTGCCCAGTTTATCGGTGAAAACAACAAACTGTCCGGCACGTTGCAATCGACTCAGGATGGCGTCTGCACCGTTCGCCTGCCCTCTGGTGAACTGGTCACCGCCCTCGATATCAATACCGATGATATTGGCAAAGAAAGTACGCTCTCCTTACGTCCGGAACGGGTTTTTCTTGATCCCGTTGAGGGCCAGTGCGATAACGTTTTCACAGGCAAGGTTGAAGAAGTTATCTATCTTGGCGATCACAAACGTGTGCGCATGAATGTCTGTGGCCATGATGAATTTATTGTAAAAGTACCCAACTCAACCGATAACAAAGGACTACAAGTGGGTGGAACGGCCCCCATAGGCTGGTCCTCTAAGGATTGCAGGGCTCTGGATCTGATCTGA
- a CDS encoding HAD-IIB family hydrolase, translated as MTQKVLIFTDLDGSLLDHFSYSFSQAEPLLALLKEVAIPVIPVTSKTRAELAVLRGELDNHDPFVVENGAAVYIPENYFSSPPAGSVPVDGFYRYQFSESHEHWLALLAQQETEFNGEFETFSALGIEGIQASTGLTESAARRASQREFSEPVRWLGSDARKQLFIKTLRQAGATVLQGGRFLHVTGACNKGKALQWLFEQYRCEFPDSAFLTIAAGDSDNDVDMLQVADCAVVIRSPVHQPPEVEHPHLYRSQQTGPQGWVEGVSWFLGAADRPVATNSIEYLRKKLRSRCYG; from the coding sequence ATGACTCAAAAAGTTCTGATCTTTACAGATCTTGATGGTTCGCTACTGGATCACTTCAGTTACAGTTTTAGTCAGGCTGAGCCGTTATTGGCACTTCTGAAAGAGGTTGCCATTCCGGTGATACCTGTGACCAGTAAAACCCGGGCTGAGTTAGCGGTTCTGCGTGGTGAACTGGATAACCATGACCCTTTCGTGGTTGAGAATGGTGCTGCTGTATATATTCCCGAAAATTATTTTTCCTCTCCCCCAGCGGGCTCTGTTCCGGTTGATGGTTTCTATCGTTATCAATTCTCTGAATCCCATGAACACTGGCTCGCCTTACTGGCGCAGCAGGAGACAGAATTCAACGGCGAGTTTGAAACCTTCAGTGCGCTGGGTATTGAAGGTATCCAGGCATCGACCGGGCTGACAGAAAGTGCCGCCCGACGGGCCAGTCAGCGGGAGTTCAGTGAACCTGTCCGGTGGCTCGGATCCGATGCCCGAAAGCAGTTGTTTATTAAAACCCTTCGCCAGGCTGGAGCGACTGTATTGCAGGGGGGCCGGTTCCTGCATGTGACGGGAGCCTGCAATAAAGGTAAGGCGTTGCAATGGTTATTTGAGCAATACCGTTGTGAGTTTCCGGATAGCGCGTTTTTAACCATCGCTGCAGGGGACAGCGATAACGATGTCGATATGTTACAGGTGGCGGATTGTGCTGTGGTGATTCGCTCACCCGTGCATCAGCCACCAGAGGTTGAGCATCCGCATCTTTATCGGTCTCAGCAAACAGGTCCGCAAGGGTGGGTTGAGGGGGTCAGCTGGTTTTTAGGGGCCGCTGACCGGCCTGTCGCCACGAATTCAATTGAATACCTTCGTAAGAAGTTAAGGAGTCGTTGTTATGGGTGA
- a CDS encoding glycosyl transferase, with product MGDFYQNGIITTLHNLSKRPVEEVEEELVRFGRKRPMALILPSLFSELEGPALGHIVDEISQVPYLSEIVIGLDRANEEQFRFARSFFSKLPQHHRILWNDGPRLRALDAELQALKLAPKEAGKGRNVWYCMGYTLASGRAESVALHDCDVVTYSRQMLARLIYPVANPQFNYEFCKGFYARVADGKINGRVSRLLVTPLLRALKKVFGEIEYLQFLDSFRYPLAGEFSFRRDVLSDIRIPSDWGLEIGVLSEMHRNYANNRLCQVDIADQYDHKHQDLSLGDKNAGLSKMSIDITKSLFRKLATQGHTFNTETFRSVKATYFRIALDFVETYHNDAVMNGLQLDIHEEEMAVEMFSRNIITAGEQFLSNPMETPFIPSWSRVSSAMPEVFERLIEAVELDHQEFMA from the coding sequence ATGGGTGATTTTTATCAGAATGGCATTATAACCACCCTGCATAATCTGTCGAAAAGGCCGGTTGAGGAGGTCGAGGAGGAGCTGGTGCGGTTTGGTCGGAAAAGGCCTATGGCGCTGATTCTGCCCTCACTTTTCTCCGAGCTTGAAGGTCCTGCACTGGGCCATATTGTCGATGAGATCAGTCAGGTTCCTTATCTTTCTGAGATCGTTATTGGACTGGATCGTGCAAATGAAGAGCAGTTCAGATTTGCCCGCTCATTCTTCAGTAAGTTACCCCAGCATCATAGGATTCTGTGGAATGATGGTCCACGTCTGAGGGCGCTGGATGCCGAACTGCAGGCATTAAAGCTGGCGCCCAAAGAGGCGGGGAAGGGGCGTAATGTCTGGTACTGTATGGGGTATACTCTGGCTTCGGGGCGCGCAGAGTCCGTGGCGCTGCATGACTGTGATGTGGTGACTTACAGTCGGCAGATGCTGGCGAGACTAATCTACCCGGTGGCAAATCCTCAGTTCAACTATGAGTTCTGTAAAGGCTTTTATGCCCGGGTAGCGGATGGCAAGATTAACGGGCGTGTCAGCCGGCTGCTGGTAACCCCCCTGTTAAGGGCGTTGAAGAAAGTGTTTGGTGAGATCGAATATCTGCAGTTTCTGGATAGTTTTCGTTACCCGTTAGCCGGTGAGTTCTCATTTCGCAGGGATGTACTCAGCGATATTCGAATCCCCAGCGACTGGGGGCTGGAGATCGGCGTATTATCGGAAATGCACCGTAACTACGCTAACAACCGGTTGTGCCAGGTGGATATTGCAGACCAGTATGATCATAAACATCAGGACCTTTCACTGGGCGATAAGAATGCCGGACTGTCGAAGATGTCGATTGATATCACCAAGTCCCTGTTCAGAAAGTTAGCAACGCAGGGGCATACGTTCAATACTGAAACCTTTCGCTCTGTAAAAGCTACCTATTTTCGTATCGCCCTGGATTTTGTTGAAACCTACCACAATGATGCGGTGATGAATGGTTTGCAGCTGGATATCCATGAAGAGGAGATGGCCGTGGAGATGTTCTCGCGTAACATTATAACCGCCGGCGAGCAGTTCCTGAGTAATCCGATGGAAACGCCATTTATCCCCAGCTGGAGCCGGGTTTCCAGTGCGATGCCTGAGGTGTTTGAGCGTCTGATTGAAGCGGTTGAACTGGATCATCAAGAGTTTATGGCGTAA
- a CDS encoding alpha-glucosidase C-terminal domain-containing protein, producing MDSVLNTASAQLAGQLENHLQTIYPAIEAEAITQLVSDLISIMRLGSVEQVPVPYQNHWSQQDVIMITYGDSLYRADERAMTTLHRFLNEQCDGVINGVHVLPFFPYSSDDGFAVSDYYAVRESVGEWQDIQRLSAEYRLMSDLVINHGSGESEWFQNFIKGEGPGHDYFFTASPDEDLSDVVRPRTSPLLREVQTSVGLQYVWCTFSHDQVDFDFRNIEVLKEFVNIVRFYLDQGVNIFRLDAVAFLWKEAGSRCLNLEQTHEVVRLLRVLIEYASPSAMIITETNIPSRENLSYFGNANEAHCVYNFSLPPLLLHALITGQNFYLKQWMMSMPPAQDGTAFFNFIASHDGIGLRPVEGILPDSEVDLMIATMQDFGGHVSWRALDNGEQKPYEINIALFDALQGTVKGKDGLGEARFLCAHNIMLALEGIPGLYLHSLLGTRNDYERVKRTGHFRSINRHQWDYSELEQLLADETTHHHRVFKGIKRMIAIRAKQKAFHPNATQFTLHLGTQVFGFWRQSVDRIQNIFCLNNISAEPVALSLSDLNLISTQDWSDLLSGERYDDLQGSIELAPYQSVWLSNR from the coding sequence ATGGATAGTGTTTTAAATACTGCTAGTGCGCAGCTTGCCGGTCAGCTTGAAAATCATCTGCAGACCATTTACCCGGCAATTGAGGCTGAGGCGATTACGCAGCTGGTATCGGATCTGATCTCAATTATGCGTCTGGGTAGCGTGGAGCAGGTTCCTGTGCCTTATCAGAATCACTGGAGCCAGCAGGACGTTATTATGATCACCTACGGTGACAGCCTGTATCGTGCTGATGAGCGGGCGATGACAACCCTGCATCGCTTTCTCAATGAGCAGTGCGACGGTGTCATCAATGGTGTTCATGTGTTGCCTTTCTTTCCCTACAGCTCTGATGATGGTTTCGCGGTGAGCGATTATTACGCGGTACGCGAATCCGTGGGGGAGTGGCAGGATATTCAACGCCTCTCAGCAGAGTACCGTCTGATGTCTGATCTGGTGATAAATCATGGTTCTGGTGAGAGTGAATGGTTTCAGAACTTTATCAAAGGCGAGGGGCCGGGACATGATTATTTTTTTACGGCCAGCCCCGATGAGGATCTGTCTGATGTAGTGCGGCCGCGTACCAGCCCTCTGCTAAGAGAGGTACAGACCTCTGTTGGATTACAGTATGTGTGGTGCACTTTTAGTCATGACCAGGTCGATTTTGATTTCCGCAACATCGAAGTATTGAAAGAGTTTGTTAATATTGTCCGGTTTTACCTCGATCAGGGCGTTAATATTTTTCGCCTGGATGCGGTCGCGTTTCTCTGGAAAGAGGCGGGTAGCCGTTGTCTTAATCTTGAGCAGACCCATGAAGTGGTCAGGCTGTTACGAGTGCTGATCGAATATGCCTCTCCTTCGGCGATGATTATCACGGAGACAAACATTCCCAGCCGGGAAAACCTGTCCTATTTCGGTAACGCTAACGAAGCCCACTGTGTTTACAACTTTTCACTGCCACCGTTGCTGTTACACGCGCTGATAACCGGACAGAACTTTTACCTTAAGCAATGGATGATGAGTATGCCGCCGGCACAGGACGGCACGGCGTTTTTCAACTTTATTGCATCACACGACGGTATTGGGTTGCGTCCGGTAGAGGGTATTCTGCCTGATAGTGAAGTGGACCTGATGATCGCCACCATGCAGGACTTTGGCGGTCATGTATCCTGGCGGGCGCTGGATAATGGCGAGCAAAAACCTTATGAGATTAATATCGCGCTGTTTGACGCGTTGCAGGGAACGGTTAAGGGGAAAGATGGGTTGGGTGAAGCGCGTTTTCTGTGTGCCCATAACATTATGCTGGCGCTGGAGGGGATTCCGGGACTCTATCTGCATAGTTTGCTTGGCACCCGGAATGATTATGAGCGGGTGAAGCGCACCGGGCATTTTCGCTCCATCAATCGCCATCAATGGGATTACAGTGAACTGGAGCAGTTATTAGCCGATGAAACGACCCATCACCACCGGGTATTTAAGGGGATTAAACGGATGATCGCCATTCGGGCAAAACAGAAAGCGTTTCACCCGAATGCAACGCAGTTTACCCTGCACCTGGGGACGCAGGTCTTTGGTTTCTGGCGTCAGAGTGTTGACCGCATTCAGAATATATTCTGTCTGAATAATATCAGCGCTGAGCCGGTAGCCCTGTCACTGTCCGATCTTAATCTTATCAGCACCCAGGACTGGTCTGACCTGTTGAGTGGCGAACGCTATGACGATCTGCAGGGCTCGATCGAACTGGCGCCCTACCAGAGTGTCTGGCTGTCTAATCGCTGA
- a CDS encoding transporter substrate-binding domain-containing protein, with protein sequence MPLVSAESAAVTVDQEIVQRVRQKLILSKQQKDWLAEHPVIRVGVDAGYAPYSFLDASGNFTGVVPDYLNILSMSLGVAFKPVPDISWQEIIADAKTRDLDLIATAVITPEREKYLDFSQMYLPTPLVIMTQRDNRAITSTDRSSQKKWHNTGDG encoded by the coding sequence GTGCCTCTGGTGAGTGCCGAAAGTGCTGCAGTAACTGTTGATCAGGAGATCGTTCAACGGGTCAGGCAAAAACTTATCCTGTCTAAACAACAAAAAGACTGGCTTGCTGAACATCCGGTTATCAGGGTTGGAGTGGACGCAGGATATGCTCCCTATAGTTTTCTCGATGCATCGGGAAATTTTACGGGTGTTGTACCGGACTACCTGAATATTCTGTCCATGAGTCTGGGGGTCGCGTTTAAACCGGTGCCTGATATCTCCTGGCAGGAAATTATCGCCGACGCTAAAACGCGGGATCTTGACCTGATCGCGACCGCTGTCATCACCCCGGAAAGGGAAAAGTATCTCGATTTTAGTCAGATGTATCTGCCCACGCCTTTGGTCATTATGACTCAAAGGGATAACAGAGCGATCACTTCGACAGATCGATCGTCTCAAAAAAAGTGGCATAACACTGGCGATGGATGA
- a CDS encoding EAL domain-containing protein: MDDFGTGYSSLQYLRKYDFDTLKVDRSFVSELPDSSGNASLVSAILAMSRSLGVKTVAEGVETQEQASFLRREGCDLFQGYLFGKPMNENDFRDWLEKAGAIDHRFNCEEEGGETAPDEYPVD; the protein is encoded by the coding sequence ATGGATGATTTCGGAACCGGTTACTCATCGTTGCAGTATCTTAGAAAGTATGACTTTGACACGTTGAAAGTGGATCGGTCATTTGTCTCCGAACTGCCGGACTCATCAGGTAATGCCAGTCTTGTCAGTGCTATTCTTGCAATGAGCAGGTCGCTGGGGGTGAAGACGGTTGCAGAAGGCGTTGAGACACAGGAACAGGCTAGTTTTTTACGCCGGGAAGGCTGTGACCTGTTTCAGGGGTACCTGTTTGGGAAACCGATGAACGAGAATGACTTCAGGGACTGGCTGGAAAAAGCAGGGGCAATTGATCATCGCTTTAACTGCGAGGAAGAGGGTGGGGAAACGGCACCTGATGAGTACCCGGTAGACTAA
- the rnr gene encoding ribonuclease R, which yields MSNNTKAAINAADFEKYSNPIPGREYIMGLFDEPGKFLNREQLGKSLKLFEDEEKEALRRRLRAMERDGQLNFDPRKGYSLLSAQDLVEGRVIGHPDGFGFLSLDQGGDDLYLHDKQMLKAFPGDRVQARITGTDRRGRQEAQIVKVLEKNMTEIVGRLRVEDGEYYLQPENSRIRNEIDIPDDQLKGAQAGQYVTVEITEYPCNRFNAEGRVIEILGDSMAPGMEIDVAIRNHDIPHKWPQDALQAAEALGEEVKEADKQHRADLRSLPFVTIDGEDARDFDDAVYCEKRKSGGWRLFVAIADVSHYVTPGSPLDLEAAERGTSVYFPGHVVPMLPEALSNGLCSLNPQTDRLVMVCEMAINSAGKMTSYKFSEGIIHSHARLTYTQVGALVSSPESELGRTVARNHAGIIPHIHSLHHLYAVLRKARTKRGSIDFEKQEVQFKFTEDRKIDRIVPVERNDAHKMIEEFMLCANVATAQFLEKLDLPALYRVHEGPVEKKLTNLRAFLSERGLNLAGGEKPTPAHYDRLLKGLGERPDAQIIRMMMLRSLSQAEYSSDNQGHFGLAYPAYAHFTSPIRRYPDLLVHRAIRSVIRRSETGSVIRRALKKVTGVGSDPVQRIKSATPLAPGKSYPYDLVAMKNLAEHCSLVSRRADKASWDVEAWLKCEYMQDHVGDVFSGVISTVTNFGLFIELDDTQVEGLVHVTALNNDYYQFDAAQQRLVGERTHASFSIGDKINIRVVRVDMDQRKIEFELAVKDDIQSPPKSRKRKGGPKKATGKYRR from the coding sequence ATGAGTAATAACACCAAAGCGGCTATCAATGCTGCAGATTTTGAAAAATACAGCAATCCAATTCCCGGTCGGGAATACATCATGGGACTCTTCGATGAGCCCGGAAAGTTTTTAAACCGCGAACAGCTGGGTAAAAGCCTGAAGCTGTTTGAAGATGAAGAAAAAGAAGCTCTGCGCCGCCGTTTGCGGGCGATGGAGCGTGATGGCCAGCTCAATTTCGACCCTCGTAAGGGTTACAGTTTGCTAAGCGCCCAGGACCTGGTTGAAGGCCGGGTTATCGGACACCCCGATGGTTTTGGTTTTCTGTCACTGGACCAGGGCGGTGACGACCTTTACCTGCATGATAAACAGATGCTCAAAGCATTTCCCGGAGATCGGGTACAGGCACGGATCACCGGCACTGACCGTCGTGGACGTCAGGAAGCTCAGATAGTAAAAGTCCTTGAAAAAAATATGACGGAGATCGTTGGCCGTTTGAGGGTCGAGGATGGCGAGTATTATCTGCAACCTGAAAACAGCCGTATCCGTAATGAGATCGACATCCCTGATGATCAGCTGAAGGGCGCTCAGGCGGGCCAGTATGTTACCGTCGAAATCACCGAATATCCCTGTAACCGCTTTAACGCTGAAGGCCGGGTGATTGAAATACTGGGCGACTCCATGGCGCCGGGTATGGAAATCGATGTCGCGATTCGCAATCATGATATTCCCCATAAGTGGCCTCAGGATGCACTACAAGCGGCTGAAGCACTGGGTGAAGAGGTTAAAGAAGCGGACAAGCAACACCGCGCCGACCTGCGCAGCCTGCCATTTGTCACCATTGATGGTGAGGATGCCCGGGATTTTGATGACGCAGTCTACTGTGAGAAACGAAAGTCCGGTGGCTGGCGTCTGTTTGTCGCAATCGCGGATGTATCGCATTATGTCACGCCCGGCAGCCCACTCGATCTGGAAGCCGCTGAACGGGGTACCTCGGTGTATTTCCCGGGTCATGTGGTACCGATGCTGCCCGAAGCACTGTCAAACGGACTCTGTTCGCTGAATCCCCAGACAGACCGTCTGGTAATGGTCTGCGAAATGGCGATCAACAGCGCCGGAAAGATGACCAGCTATAAGTTCTCCGAGGGCATTATTCACTCCCATGCCCGACTGACCTACACCCAGGTGGGTGCGCTGGTTTCTTCACCCGAGTCTGAACTGGGAAGAACCGTTGCCCGGAATCATGCGGGCATTATCCCCCATATCCACTCCCTGCATCATCTGTATGCGGTACTGAGAAAAGCCCGGACAAAGCGGGGATCAATCGATTTTGAAAAGCAGGAAGTGCAATTCAAATTTACTGAAGACCGTAAGATTGACCGCATTGTACCGGTAGAACGGAACGATGCGCACAAAATGATTGAAGAGTTTATGCTCTGCGCTAACGTCGCCACCGCACAGTTTCTGGAGAAACTTGATCTGCCGGCACTCTACCGTGTCCATGAAGGCCCAGTAGAGAAAAAACTCACCAATCTGCGCGCGTTCCTGAGCGAGAGGGGTCTTAATCTGGCAGGCGGAGAGAAACCCACGCCAGCACATTATGACCGTCTGCTGAAAGGGCTTGGCGAACGGCCGGATGCTCAGATTATCCGCATGATGATGCTACGCTCTCTGAGTCAGGCGGAATACAGCTCTGATAATCAGGGCCACTTCGGCCTGGCTTATCCGGCTTACGCTCACTTTACTTCGCCGATTCGTCGATATCCTGACCTGCTCGTCCACCGCGCAATCCGCTCGGTGATTCGCCGTAGCGAAACCGGCAGTGTCATCCGTCGGGCACTGAAAAAGGTCACCGGCGTGGGCTCTGATCCGGTTCAGCGGATTAAAAGCGCCACCCCACTCGCACCGGGCAAAAGTTACCCCTACGACCTGGTTGCGATGAAAAACCTGGCTGAGCACTGCTCTCTGGTCTCCCGCCGCGCAGATAAAGCCAGCTGGGATGTAGAAGCCTGGCTTAAATGCGAATACATGCAGGATCATGTCGGTGACGTGTTCAGCGGTGTCATCAGCACGGTCACTAACTTCGGTCTCTTTATTGAGCTGGATGATACCCAGGTTGAAGGCTTGGTACATGTGACCGCACTCAACAATGACTATTACCAGTTTGATGCAGCCCAGCAACGTCTGGTCGGTGAACGTACCCATGCCAGCTTCAGTATCGGTGATAAGATCAATATACGGGTGGTCAGAGTCGATATGGATCAGCGCAAGATCGAATTTGAGCTGGCGGTTAAGGATGATATCCAAAGCCCGCCTAAATCCCGCAAGCGCAAAGGTGGGCCCAAAAAAGCCACAGGCAAATACCGCCGTTAA
- a CDS encoding HD domain-containing protein, whose protein sequence is MVMEQTTDEMNYPTHGMNIDVGRAALTLTKALDYVGIDDKSHGRRVGLICHRLAHHLGWEKSRRHFILIAGMLHDCGVSSTTVHKKLADEMEWNGAEEHCIRGDQFLQSFPPFSLFATAIRYHHTRWQDLPETLDKETREYANLIFFADRLDVTYASFTLNHPYHEVLLNREKIFRELAPYVGQLFSGKINRAAAHAIQKDSFWLELRDEYLDDAIMEALSSEDYEISLSFDEIESLGELISQVVDAKSPYTHYHSLRVADLSYTLSGLAGLPPYQRRLLRLSGLLHDVGKLRTPDEILEKPGALNEHEIAQMRSHPLDSKTVLKALFPNTLIAKWASEHHEKLDGSGYPYGWKGEQIDLPTRILSIADIFQALCQKRPYRHRLLIDEVLEIMDEMVAEGKIDDSVYTLLKVNKEELYTIAIRT, encoded by the coding sequence ATGGTTATGGAACAGACCACTGACGAAATGAATTACCCCACTCACGGTATGAATATCGATGTCGGGCGAGCCGCATTAACACTGACTAAAGCGCTCGACTATGTAGGCATTGACGATAAAAGCCATGGCCGGCGTGTCGGCCTGATCTGCCACCGTTTAGCACACCACCTGGGCTGGGAAAAATCCAGAAGACACTTTATTTTAATCGCCGGCATGCTTCATGACTGCGGTGTTTCATCAACAACGGTGCATAAAAAACTGGCAGATGAAATGGAGTGGAACGGCGCTGAAGAACACTGCATCAGGGGGGATCAGTTTTTACAGAGTTTCCCACCCTTCAGTCTCTTCGCAACAGCCATCAGATACCACCACACCCGTTGGCAGGATCTGCCAGAAACACTCGATAAAGAAACACGGGAATATGCAAACCTCATTTTTTTCGCGGATCGCTTAGATGTGACATATGCTTCGTTCACATTAAATCATCCATACCATGAGGTTCTTCTAAACAGAGAAAAGATTTTCAGAGAGCTGGCACCTTACGTCGGACAGCTGTTTTCCGGAAAGATCAACAGAGCAGCAGCGCACGCTATTCAAAAAGACAGTTTCTGGCTGGAACTTCGTGATGAATATCTGGATGATGCCATCATGGAAGCCTTGTCTTCAGAAGACTATGAAATATCGCTGTCATTTGACGAGATTGAATCACTGGGCGAGCTAATATCTCAGGTTGTTGATGCAAAGAGCCCTTATACTCATTACCATAGTCTGCGTGTTGCCGATCTGTCTTACACACTTTCCGGGCTTGCCGGCCTGCCACCCTATCAGCGACGACTTCTGAGACTTTCAGGTTTACTGCACGATGTTGGCAAGCTGAGAACACCGGATGAAATACTGGAAAAACCGGGCGCACTGAATGAACACGAGATAGCCCAGATGCGCAGTCACCCACTCGACAGTAAAACAGTTTTGAAGGCGCTCTTCCCAAATACCCTGATCGCAAAATGGGCATCGGAGCACCATGAGAAACTGGATGGATCTGGCTACCCATACGGCTGGAAAGGTGAACAGATCGATCTCCCTACGCGGATATTATCGATAGCCGATATCTTTCAGGCACTCTGCCAAAAACGTCCTTACCGGCACAGACTGCTGATAGATGAGGTACTGGAGATCATGGATGAAATGGTCGCAGAGGGTAAAATTGATGACTCGGTTTACACTTTATTAAAAGTAAACAAAGAAGAGCTATATACAATAGCGATAAGAACGTAA